AGCAAACGCCGAGGGTGCCGATCACGAGCCCGGCGCCGGCGAGCAGGCCCGGCAGGAATTCCGTGCGGCCGCCACCTTCGGTGACTTCGCGCGAGACCGCGTCGCCCATGCCCAGCTGCGGCCAGCCGTGGAGCGACTGCCACAGCAGCGTCGGCACGCACGCGAGGGCGGCGATCCCCGCGCCGGCCCAGAGCTTGGGCCGGCGCAGCAGATCGCGCGGGCCGAAGACGAGCGCCGTCACGGCGGTGACGGCCCAGAACGCGCCGATGAGGAACTTGACGTTCAGCGCGACGGCGGTGATCAGGCCCAGCCACAGCAGGAGGTTGTCGTCGCGGGTGCGCAGCCAGCGCACGAGCAGCCACAGCACGAGCGTCCACAGCAGCGGATCCACGGTGGAGGTCGCGAGGTAGTGGCCGCTGCCCACGAACTGGCCGCAGATCGCGTACGCGGCGGCGGCTCGCGTCTGCGCCTTGCGACCGCCGCCGAGCTCACGCGCGATCAGCGCGGCCACCACGACCCCGGCGGCAGTGGCGAGGATCGCCGGGATCCGGAAGACGACGAGCGACCCCGGTGCGATCGCGTTCATCAGCGCGGCGAGCAGCGGCAGCACCGGCGGCTGGTCGGCGTATCCGAACGACAGGTGCTTGCCGGCGGCGAGGAAGTACAGCTCGTCGCCGAAGTAGCCGTAGCGGCCGGCCGTGGCGAGCAGGATCGCCGCGGTCCCGGCCGCGAGCAGCGCCACCGGTCGCCGCGCGAACTCGGCGACGCCCACGTCCGGCCTGGTGGGCGCGCCTGCCGTGGTCACGGCTTCCATCGTGCTCCCTGTCCTCGTTCGGGCACAGTCATCGTTCAGGCAGTCACCGGTCAGGCACAGTCACCGGTCAGGCACAGTCACCGGTCAGGCACGGTCGCCGGTCGGGCCTGTTGCGCGGCACCCTACGGCCCGGGGCCCGGCGCCACCGGCTGGTGTGTGGCGCCGGGCACACGCGGGGGTCAGTTGTGCGTGTTCACCAGGTGCGGCCAGATCTGCTGCCACGGCTGCAGGCGCCCGGTGGCGAGCCACAGCGGCGTGTCGTCGGCGACGCTCGGCAGGGCCGTGCCGGTGTCGACCTTCCCGACCTGGCGCAGGTCGGTGAAGTGGCCGAGCAGCGGCTGCGGGTCCGCGCCGAGGAACAGCACGCTGGTGTCGGAGTCGGGCGGCACGACCAGTGTCGCGTAGCCGCGGTTCGGGCCGGCGGGCTCGGGCAGGCCGAGCGGGCGGCCGTAGTGGTCGAGCGCGCCGGCCGACCAGTAGGACTCGCCGACCAGGGCCGTGTGCGCCGGGTCGGGCAGCTTGGCGAATTGGTCCGCCACCGAGCGCGCGGCCTCCGGCCAGCCGATCTCGGCGAACGCGAACGTCGGCGAGGGCAGCGCGGGGTTCGCGGAGAGCCACACCTGCGGCCACACCGGCAGGGAGATCGGCAAGGCCAGCAGCGCCGCGACGACGTACACGGGCCAGGTCGCGAGCCAGCGCCACCAGCGCGCGGCCCGGCCGGTCTCCAGCTCGACGGCGGCCGCCGCCCAGCACGGCCCGAACATGCCGGCGATGTAGTACGAGCGGCCGTCGACCGCGATGAACACCACGGCCAGGCCGAGCGTGGCCCACGCCAGGAAGCGGTACGGCTGCAGCTGCCGCGAGCGCAGCAGGCGCCAGACGCCGTAGCACAGCAGCGCGATCCCGATCGGGAACCCGGCGGTGAGCAGCGCCGAAGGCAGCCACACCAGGCGTCCGCCCCACGTCTGGTCCACCTCGGCCGCGATCGCCTCGCCCATCCCGAGCTGCGGCCAGCCGTGCGTGGCCTGCCAGATCAGCGTCGGGACCAGCGCCGCCACCGCGATGGCCGCGCCCGCCCACAGCTTCGGGCGGCGCCGCAGCTCCCGCGGCCCGAAGACCAGCAGGGCGACGATCGCGACCACCCAGAAGCCACCGATCAGGAACTTCACGTACAGCGCCACGGCGGTGACCATCCCCGCCCAGAGCAACAGGTTGTCGCTGCGAGTGCGGATCCAGCGGACCAGCAGCCAGATCACCACGGTCCACAGGAACGGGTCCAGCGTCGAGGTGGCCAGGTAGTGGCCGGACGCGATGAACTGAGTGGACACCGCGCACGTGGCCGCGGTCAGGGTCTGGGCCTTCGCGCGGCCGCCCAGTTCCCGGGCGATGAGCGCGGCGAACACCACCGACGCGACCATCGCGAGCACCGCCGGGAGTCGCAGGACGAACACCGAACCCGGGGCGATCGTGTCCATGACGTGGGCG
The sequence above is a segment of the Amycolatopsis sp. 2-15 genome. Coding sequences within it:
- a CDS encoding glycosyltransferase family 39 protein: MSRCSCSPACSAWLLLTASRYGYMGDELYFLAAGRHLAWGYVDQPPMLPLIAHVMDTIAPGSVFVLRLPAVLAMVASVVFAALIARELGGRAKAQTLTAATCAVSTQFIASGHYLATSTLDPFLWTVVIWLLVRWIRTRSDNLLLWAGMVTAVALYVKFLIGGFWVVAIVALLVFGPRELRRRPKLWAGAAIAVAALVPTLIWQATHGWPQLGMGEAIAAEVDQTWGGRLVWLPSALLTAGFPIGIALLCYGVWRLLRSRQLQPYRFLAWATLGLAVVFIAVDGRSYYIAGMFGPCWAAAAVELETGRAARWWRWLATWPVYVVAALLALPISLPVWPQVWLSANPALPSPTFAFAEIGWPEAARSVADQFAKLPDPAHTALVGESYWSAGALDHYGRPLGLPEPAGPNRGYATLVVPPDSDTSVLFLGADPQPLLGHFTDLRQVGKVDTGTALPSVADDTPLWLATGRLQPWQQIWPHLVNTHN
- a CDS encoding glycosyltransferase family 39 protein, whose amino-acid sequence is MEAVTTAGAPTRPDVGVAEFARRPVALLAAGTAAILLATAGRYGYFGDELYFLAAGKHLSFGYADQPPVLPLLAALMNAIAPGSLVVFRIPAILATAAGVVVAALIARELGGGRKAQTRAAAAYAICGQFVGSGHYLATSTVDPLLWTLVLWLLVRWLRTRDDNLLLWLGLITAVALNVKFLIGAFWAVTAVTALVFGPRDLLRRPKLWAGAGIAALACVPTLLWQSLHGWPQLGMGDAVSREVTEGGGRTEFLPGLLAGAGLVIGTLGVCYGLGVLLAARSLRPYRFLGWTAIGVVAVFLVANGRFYYAAGMFPILWAAAAVHLQDHRPALWWRWVPAWPVFVLSALYSLPYALPVWPAQWLVEHPDAPHPAYATEEVGWPDLAGSVADVYRLLPPEQRSHTALVTAGYWQAGALDRYGPEAGLPQAYSGSRGFWYFGRPADDADTVLFVGADPATLAPHFRDARVVGSVRNHLGVLNASEHLPIWLLTGRTESWPVIWPQVKDLKA